In the Terriglobia bacterium genome, CCAGCAGCAGCTGCCACAAGGCATCGTTGGCCTTTTCGATTTCGTCGAATAACAGAAAGCTGAAACGGGCGCGATCGTTCTGATACTGGTCGATCGCTTCCTGGGTCAGCAACGGCGGAGTTTCGCGGTGTCCGAGATAGCCCGGAGGAGATCCGATCAGCTTGGCGATCTCGTGGCTGTGCTGGAATTCTGCGCAATCGATTTTGATGAAAGCCCGGGGACTACCGAAAAGGATGTCCGCAGAGGCTTCGACAACTCTGGTTTTTCCAGAGCCGGTGGGGCCCAGGAACAACAGATTGCCGATCGGACGGCCGGGCATATTCATGCCGGCCATGTAAATCTGGTACATGTTCACGATTCGGCGCACCGCGCGATCCTGCCCGACGATCTTCCCAAGAAGCCGCCGCTCGAAGTCGAGCACTTCGGAGCTGCGCATTTCTGGATCGAGGAGTACCTCTTCTGAAACGAACGGTTTGACCATCGCTTTATACCTCGTGCCGGCCTTTTCCCAGCATTGTCAGGACAGCCCTTGATCAGGTTTCCACAGTTGAATCTTGCAAGTCTTCTACCAATCGGAAAACCTCTGTCCTCTGTCTTTGACGGGTCTTCCCTCCATTTGGTGGAATCACCGTTCTTCTATGACGTTATCGGCAGCACAAATCGATGGCTTTAGCGGTGGGAATGGGCTTCCTCGATGGTCCGGCGGTAAAGGTCCTCATACTTTAGAACAATCTTGCTTGCACAAAACTCCTGGGCTGCATGGTCCCTCGCAGCCTGGCCAAGCGCACGGCGGAGCTCAGGGTTTTTGAGGATGGAAAGGCAACCATCTGCCATGGAATCAATATCTCCCACCTCATACAGGTACCCGTCGATACCGTCGCGCACCACTTCGGGAATGCCGCCGACGTTTGTGGCGACCACGGGAACTTCGCAGGCCATCGCCTCCAGGGCGACGAGACCGAACGATTCCAGCTCGCTCGGAAGCAGCAGCACATCCGAAATTGCGAGCAATTCGCTCATGCTGTTCTGCTTGCCGACGAATTTGACGTCGTCCTGAATCCCGTGTGTATGCGCGAGCCATTCGGCCTTGGGACGGTCGGGTCCATCTCCTACCATCAGAAGACGCGCATTTATCCGGCGCCGGACGCGCGCGAAAATGCCGATGACGTCTTCGACGCGTTTGACCGGACGGAAATTCGAGATATGGATGAGAATCCCCTGGTCGTCGGAAGCGAACCGTTTCCGGAGACTTCGATCAGCCGCGCGGCCATAGATATCGCAATCGACGAAGTTAGGCACCACCTCGACCGGCCGTTCGATCTGGAACTCCTGGATCGTGCGCTGGCGCAGGTACTCGGAGACCGCCGTGACCGCGTCGCTCTGTTCGATTCCGAACCGGGTGATCGGCAGATACGAGCGGTCATTGCCCACCAGTGTAATGTCCGTACCGTGCAATGTTGTGACGAACGGCACCACGCGGTCGGTCAACATCTTCTTTGCAAGATAGGCACTGATCGAATGTGGGATGGCATAGTGAACATGGAGAACGTCGAGGTCAAAGCGGGTCATCACCTCTGCCATCTTGGTCGCAAGAACCAGGTCGTATGGGGGATATTCGAAAAGGGGATATGACAGGACTTCCACTTCATGAAAATAAATGCGGTCCGTCATCGTCAGGCGAATTGGAAGCGCGTAGCTGATGAAGTGCACGTCGTGGCCGCGCGATGCCAGTTCCTTGCCCAATTCCGCAGCTACGACGCCGCTACCACCATACGTCGGATAGCAGGTGATCCCGATCTTCATATTTCGATGACCTGATGTTCTCTCGAGTCCAGGTTGAGTGCCTCCTCGAGCCGGCGCGTAAAACCGAACCCGTAACGTACCAGGAACGATGTGACATTAAGGACTCTTTCCTGAAACTTCTTATCCGGAAAAAT is a window encoding:
- the bshA gene encoding N-acetyl-alpha-D-glucosaminyl L-malate synthase BshA, whose translation is MKIGITCYPTYGGSGVVAAELGKELASRGHDVHFISYALPIRLTMTDRIYFHEVEVLSYPLFEYPPYDLVLATKMAEVMTRFDLDVLHVHYAIPHSISAYLAKKMLTDRVVPFVTTLHGTDITLVGNDRSYLPITRFGIEQSDAVTAVSEYLRQRTIQEFQIERPVEVVPNFVDCDIYGRAADRSLRKRFASDDQGILIHISNFRPVKRVEDVIGIFARVRRRINARLLMVGDGPDRPKAEWLAHTHGIQDDVKFVGKQNSMSELLAISDVLLLPSELESFGLVALEAMACEVPVVATNVGGIPEVVRDGIDGYLYEVGDIDSMADGCLSILKNPELRRALGQAARDHAAQEFCASKIVLKYEDLYRRTIEEAHSHR